In a single window of the Zea mays cultivar B73 chromosome 5, Zm-B73-REFERENCE-NAM-5.0, whole genome shotgun sequence genome:
- the LOC103628822 gene encoding proteasome subunit beta type-1 translates to MYEHVSITSSGFQGDIKALHKNLAVRELLYQHQHNKRMSCPAMAQLLSNTLYYKCFFPYYAFNVLGGLDSEGKGCVFAYDAVGSYERTIYSAQGTRSTLIMPVLNNQLKSPSHILLPARKYFQCAQDAVTPLSESEAIDLIKVVFASATERDIYTSKYMLFVLPGAVRGYENN, encoded by the exons ATGTA TGAACATGTCTCCATCACATCTTCTGGCTTTCAGGGTGATATTAAGGCTCTGCACAAGAACCTAGCTGTCAGAGAATTG CTATACCAACACCAGCATAACAAAAGGATGAGTTGCCCTGCCATGGCACAGCTCCTCTCTAATACCCTGTACTACAAGTGCTTCTTCCCATATTACGCCTTCAATGTGCTCGGTGGGCTTGACAGCGAGG GGAAAGGGTGTGTTTTCGCCTATGATGCAGTAGGTTCCTATGAGAGAACTATTTATAGTGCTCAGGGAACGAGATCTACTTTGATTATGCCAGTCCTGAACAATCAACTAAAATCACCAAGTCATATATTGCTCCCTGCAAGG AAATATTTTCAATGTGCACAAGATGCTGTCAcaccattgtcggagtcagaggcCATCGATCTAATTAAGGTTGTGTTTGCATCTGCAACTGAGAGAGACATCTACACT TCAAAGTACATGCTATTTGTTcttcctggggcagtgagaggaTACGAGAACAATTGA